The Coffea arabica cultivar ET-39 chromosome 3c, Coffea Arabica ET-39 HiFi, whole genome shotgun sequence genome contains a region encoding:
- the LOC113735137 gene encoding large ribosomal RNA subunit accumulation protein YCED homolog 1, chloroplastic, with translation MPIYSSYSVVSSNVIPLQFCNLKIQNVSVLHPSLEFFPRKCSTYLASGCNKKPRIILQSGRLRAGSSKNSSNVVAEESAVARGFEWDDGQVEELGEMVEDEEEGPLPWEGAVIYKRSASISHIEYCTTLERLGLGKVSSGVSKTQASELGLRVTKAVKDYPDGTPVLISMDVMKKKQKLRLDGVVRTVFALDCNRCGESAAKSVFSNFSLVLTEEPFEEPETIDMGVIYGEEKFRSFDNDGLEDEDNDIDDQLHFPPEDKEIDISKPIRDILHVEITIDAICDPKCKGICLRCGTNLNIGSCKCRTQDTDEKHYGPLGNLRKQMQQS, from the exons ATGCCTATTTATTCGTCATACTCTGTGGTGTCATCGAACGTCATCCCACTTCAATTCTGCAACCTGAAAATCCAAAATGTGTCTGTTTTACATCCATCCCTCGAATTTTTTCCTCGTAAATGTTCAACTTATCTGGCTTCGGGCTGCAACAAAAAGCCAAGAATCATTTTACAAAGTGGGCGGCTGAGAGCTGGGAGCAGCAAGAATAGTAGTAATGTGGTTGCTGAGGAAAGTGCAGTGGCAAGGGGTTTCGAGTGGGATGATGGTCAAGTAGAAGAGCTTGGAGAAATGGTGGAAGATGAGGAGGAGGGACCATTACCATGGGAAGGCGCAGTAATTTATAAGAGGAGCGCTTCAATATCCCATATAGAATACTGCACTACTTTGGAAAGGCTAGGACTAGGAAAGGTTTCATCTGGGGTTTCTAAAACTCAGGCTTCTGAATTGGGATTAAGGGTCACGAAAGCTGTGAAAGATTATCCTGATGGAACCCCTGTTCTCATTTCAATGGATGTGATGAAGAAGAAGCAGAAGTTGAGGCTGGATGGGGTTGTTAGAACTGTGTTTGCTCTTGACTGTAACAG GTGTGGTGAATCAGCTGCTAAGAGtgttttttccaatttctcacTTGTACTAACTGAGGAGCCCTTTGAAGAACCAGAAACAATAGATATGGGTGTAATTTATGGGGAAGAGAAGTTTAGGTCATTTGATAATGATGGGCTGGAAGACGAAGATAATGATATTGATGATCAGCTGCATTTTCCTCCAGAAGATAAAGAAATTGACATTTCGAAGCCTATAAGAGATATATTGCATGTAGAAATCACCATTGATGCAATTTGTGACCCAAAATGTAAAGGCATATGCCTCAGATGTGGTACGAATCTTAATATAGGTAGCTGCAAATGTAGGACGCAGGATACAGATGAAAAACATTACGGTCCCCTTGGAAATTTGAGGAAACAAATGCAGCAGAGCTAA